The Cardiocondyla obscurior isolate alpha-2009 linkage group LG22, Cobs3.1, whole genome shotgun sequence genome includes a region encoding these proteins:
- the LOC139111049 gene encoding ras-related protein Rab-39B-like: MVEPIFDYQFRLILIGDSTVGKSSLLKYFTDGKFAELSDPTVGVDFFARLIEVKDGTRIKLQLWDTAGQERFRSITKSYYRNSVGALLVYDVCNRASFEHIPQWMMEARRHIEPHRPVFALVGCKLDLVTNGGRREVSKEEARAFADEHGVHHIETSAKTGVNVEEAFRTVTQEVYNRIQTGEYKLEDGWDGIKTGFARPSGLDFNLVEAEPAKSSCC, encoded by the exons ATGGTAGAGCCCATCTTCGACTACCAGTTCCGGCTGATCCTGATCGGCGACAGCACGGTTGGGAAGAGCTCCCTCCTCAAGTACTTCACCGACGGCAAATTCGCGGAG CTTTCAGATCCAACTGTTGGTGTAGACTTTTTTGCACGTCTGATCGAAGTTAAAGATGGtacgagaataaaattacaattgtgGGATACGGCTGGTCAAGAAAGATTTAG ATCAATTACAAAATCTTACTACAGAAACTCTGTAGGAGCGCTTCTCGTATACGATGTTTGCAATAGAGCAAGTTTTGAGCATATTCCACAATGGATGATGGAGGCACGCAGACACATCGAGCCTCATCGCCCGGTGTTTGCTCTGGTAGGTTGTAAATTGGACCTAGTAACTAACGGCGGCAGACGAGAGGTGTCGAAAGAGGAAGCCAGAGCGTTTGCCGACGAACATGGTGTACATCACATCGAGACCAGTGCGAAGACCGGTGTGAACGTTGAAGAAGCATTTCGAACGGTTACGCAAGAAGTCTACAACAGGATACAAACCGGCGAATACAAGCTGGAAGATGGCTGGGACGGCATTAAAACTGGATTTGCTAGACCTAGTGGGTTAGATTTTAATCTAGTCGAAGCGGAGCCGGCAAAAAGTTCGTGTTGTTAA
- the Arp6 gene encoding uncharacterized protein Arp6 has protein sequence MDPAVFPEEIWIKILLYCDVPDIIAFGSTCKYLRKTSDTDYLWKMKWLQLISKVHFKFPDIKCLQLLSVSFKAMCYRLHMVITLGENAPFPKCYHCSGYTCQRNCVEGSSAKVVIEIGNKYTWVITPYFGLRRHFSMFGIPKYNNKTHVEQTQVQNVPSSSTRSKSDTKSLAKRLKLLKLPELATTKIPRPSGPFCVFCNPVKLYREKRRLTTHQNDPMCYTRPNPIYQKLINGYCTDTVEVLGIPNVDVVSPAEALLCEGTFPVLKTFIDHLFHQMSLTATLRKPNTVLMFCEPLAMHPTLRKQLLHYLFQEVKVARVCLVPKPLAACAMLDVETCVVIDSGALSTTVAVVIGGRVMPQRWRLLPVGGWHVAYHLKQAMYWQPKEYHQIPISYLDILAVKERCRLSYNIKNEEKRLGQKAREHIHLRVDSYADYKQFWRVSLGPELYIAPEMMYISLHLPEVIKDVTLGLPEDIMHDCLSHILLTGGNTDLTGFDLRLTKDLREVLPEYSRILEVRSCPGTHSWNVAMGSTYVPLAVHPDKTPPEYVEGNPFWLSREEYVLFGCESLEHSNEGIISDAL, from the exons GAAGATGAAGTGGCTGCAGCTGATTTCAAAGGTACACTTCAAGTTCCCGGATATAAAATGCTTACAATTGCTCAGCGTCAGTTTTAAAGCTATGTGCTATAGATTGCACATGGTCATAACGTTGGGGGAGAACGCACCTTTTCCGAAGTGCTATCACTGCAGCGGGTACACATGTCAGAGGAACTGTGTTGAAGGCTCTAGCGCCAAGGTAGTCATCGAGATCGGCAATAAGTACACTTGGGTCATCACTCCATACTTCGGACTGAGGAGACACTTCTCCATGTTCGGCATACCGAAGTACAACAATAAAACTCACGTGGAACAGACACAAGTTCAGAACGTTCCGAGTAGCAGTACGCGGTCAAAATCTGACACAAAATCGCTAGCGAAACGATTAAAGCTGTTGAAGCTGCCTGAATTGGCGACCACTAAGATTCCACGGCCGAGCGGACCGTTCTGCGTTTTCTGCAATCCCGTGAAGTTGTACAGAGAAAAGCGAAGATTAACTACACATCAGAATGATCCAATGTGCTACACCAGGCCAAATCCAATATatcagaaattaataaatggatATTGCACTGACACGGTAGAAGTTCTCGGTATTCCAAATGTAGATGTCGTGAGTCCGGCAGAGGCCTTGCTGTGCGAAGGCACATTTCCAGTTCTGAAAACCTTTATTGATCACCTGTTTCACCAAATGAGCTTAACTGCAACACTCAGAAAGCCGAATACCGTACTCATGTTTTGCGAACCACTCGCAATGCATCCTACTTTAAGAAAACagttattacattatttatttcaggaAGTTAAAGTAGCaag AGTATGTCTGGTGCCGAAGCCTCTAGCAGCGTGTGCCATGCTGGATGTTGAAACCTGTGTAGTAATTGATAGCGGTGCTCTCAGCACAACAGTTGCCGTTGTAATTGGAGGACGAGTAATGCCACAGCGTTGGAGATTGCTACCGGTTGGTGGTTGGCACGTTGCCTATCACTTGAAACAAGCTATGTACTGGCAACCAAAAGAGTATCATCAAATACCTATATCCTACTTAGACATCTTGGCTGTTAAAGAAAGATGCAGGCTgagttataatattaaaaacgaagaaaaacgCCTGGGACAAAAAGCAAGGGAACACATTCATCTTCGAGTTGATAGCTACGCCGATTATAAGCAATTTTgg agaGTTTCATTAGGGCCAGAATTATACATAGCCCCTGAAATGATGTATATCAGTTTACATTTACCCGAAGTTATAAAAGATGTAACATTAGGCTTACCAGAAGACATAATGCACGATTGTCTTTCACATATTCTACTTACTGGTGGCAATACAGATCTTACAGGTTTTGATCTAAGACTTACCAAGGATTTGCGTGAGGTACTGCCGGAGTATAGTAGGATTTTGGAAGTAAGAAGCTGTCCTGGTACTCATAGTTGGAATGTGGCAATGGGATCTACATATGTGCCTTTAGCAGTGCATCCTG ataaaactCCACCGGAATATGTTGAAGGTAATCCATTTTGGCTATCACGAGAAGAATACGTACTGTTTGGATGCGAATCTCTGGAACACAGTAACGAAGGTATAATAAGTGACGCCTTATAA